The DNA segment TCGTTGATGCGAATCAGCCAAAAATCGCTTCCGCCTTTGGAATTTTCCTTCTTGTCTAAGCCTTTCCCTGAAAAACTCGTTCCTGCTAAAACGAATCCACCGTCCTGAGTGTTCACGGTAGCCGAAAGGAAATCATGGTTTTGCCCCGAGAAATATTTTTCCCAGACTTCTTCGCCCTGCTGGTTAAGTTTAACCAAATGAAAATCGTAACCGTTATTAGGCTGCTGGTTGTTGGCTAAAGCAGCGGTCCCTGAGGCTCTCGAAGGGATGCTGCTTCCTGTGATTAAATACTGCTGATCAATAGTAGTGGTAACCTGGGAAAGAAAATCCTGAGTGGAGGATTTAATGTCTTTCTGCCAGATCACTTCCTGGGCAGAAACGCCCAGAACAGAGCACAAGAACAGTGCTCCTGAGTAGAATTTATTCATTCCTAATGTTTATTTCGAGTTGTGTTGATTATTAATTTTAAATCGCCGCAAAAATACTTATTTTATACAAGCTGGGGAAAAACTACAATATCAATTTATTATGAATTTGATCAGATAAAATATTTCCCCTTATTATAAATATCATTTGCAAAACTATAATCCATTAACGACAAAACATGTCGTTTCTTATATTAACATGATGAGAAAAGGAACAAAAGTTGCAGTTGTAATAGACTTACTTTTACCTATCTTTGTTATATTTATGACTCCTGAACATTCAACAGATAATATTTTCAGTCCTGATTTAATCATACAGGCACTGGCCTCCTCTCCTGCACCAACTGCCATATATTCAGGTGAAAATATGATCATCCGCTTTGCAAATGAAGGCATGCTGGCTTTATGGGGAAAAGATTCGTCTGCAATCGGTAAACCCTTAATGGAGGCGATTCCGGAGTTGGAGGGACAGCCCTTTTTGGGATTATTACAGCAAGTCTGGCGTTCCGGTAAAACCTACTCTATATCGGAGGCTCCTGCAAAACTGATCAAAAACGGACAGGAAATGCTCGATTATTTTGATTATGAATACAAAGCACTTACTGATCAAAACAATAAAACATGGTGCATACTTAATACAGCACTTAATGTAACTTCGCGCCGTGAATTTTTACAGCAGATACGAGAGAAAGAAGAAAGAGAACATGCACTCAATGAGGAAATGGCTGCTACCCTTGAAGAGCTGACTTCCACTAATGAAGAACTCAGTGATTCTATAAAACAACTTGCACACAGCAGGGAGTACATACGAACGATTATTGAACAGGCTCCTGTTGGAATTGCAATGCTGAAGGGACCAGACCACATCATTGAAATTGCCAATCCTGCCATCCTTAGCATTTGGGGCCGCAAGGAGTCGGAACTTGTTGGCTTTCCCCATGAGAAAGCCCGCCCCGAACTACAGGGACAACCCGTTAACAAATGGCTCAGAGAAGTTTACAATAGTGGAAAACCTAAGATAAATAATGAATTTACAGTCAGATTACGGCACAATGATGGCTTAAGAGAAGCTATTGTCAATTCCATATATCAGCCTATATTTTCTGAAGGAACTATTTCCGGAGTTCTTATCATTCTCGAAGAAATTACTCAGCAGGTTTTAGAGCGCCGCAAAAGTCAGAATGATCAGCAAATGCTTGCTCTTGCCATTGACGCCGGAGCACTTGCCACTTTCTATTATCAACCCGCAACCAACCTCTTTTCCGGAAATTCCTTACTTAATAATTGGTTTGGATTGTCATCAGAAGAAAATTTAGACTTATCTATTGCATTACAGGTCATTCTGCCTGAAGATAGAAACAGGGTTATTAATGCTATCACCAATGCTCTCAGTAAAGAATCTGACGGCCATTATTTTATTGAGTACCGAATACAAAATAACACCGATAAAAAAATAAGGCTGCTACAGGCGAACGGAAGAGTTTTTTATGACTCACAGGACAATCCTTTAAGCCTTAACGGTACGCTTAGAGATATTACGGAACAGAAGAAAGAAGAACAGCGAAAAGATGATTTTATGGGAATGGTGAGCCATGAACTTAAAACACCACTCACCTCATTGAAAGCTTACCTTCAGCTGTTGCAAAGAACGAAAGCAAACGAGGAAAATTCCAGACATCAAATTATGCTGGAAAAATCTGTAAAGCAAGTGGATTATATGAACAATATGATCAATGGTTTTCTTAATGTATCAAGACTCGATTCCGGACAAATGCACATTGAAAAAACAGTCTTCGATTTTCAGTCATTATTCGCAGAAATTGAACATGAGATTCTTTCCACCAACCATAGCCGCAGCTTTATTTTCAGAGCTTCCGGTCAAACATTAATCAATGCAGACCGCGACAAAATATCGCAGGTTATCCATAACCTTATCGGAAACGCTATAAAATACTCACCTGTCAATACATCGGTCATTATTGAATATGCAGCCATCGGCCAAAATAGCTTACAAGTTACTGTTACCGATCACGGAATCGGAATCTCCGAAGAAGATCAGCAACGAATTTTTGAACGTTATTACCGTGTAAAAGACATTAATAGCAGAACGACATCGGGATTTGGTATAGGGCTTTACCTTTGTAAAGAAATTATTGATCTTCATAACGGTACAATAGAGGTCCAGAGTTCAAAGATGGAAGGTACCACATTTGCATTCGTTTTACCGATTGAGTGACAAAACCTTCCAGCTAAGTATCTGTCTGTAAATATATACCGGAATTCCTACAAAGAAAAATTCCGGTAAAATTCTATTTCATTAAATCTTTAACAATATCTAATCCTATTTTTATGTCCTGATGTATTTCATTGCTCATGGTATAAAAATCCATTCCATCTTCTCCCATCTTCTCCCATTTCAGAGCACACTCAGAAAGCTTGAAAAGCCCGGCACTGCCTGCAGTTCCTTTAAGTTTGTGAAGGATCATTCTGGTTTCTGCAATATCTTTTTCCTGGGCTGCCTTTTCTATATTTTTTTCCGCATGAGAAAGTTCCTGGATCAGCAAATTGAGAAAAACTTCTTTGAAATCTTCATCATCTCCAATCTGCTCATTTAGCATATTGAGATTAATATACTGTTCCGTATTCATTTCTGACTGATTTTGATCATCAACAACAAGAGCATCCGTGTTATTATTCCCGTTAACACCGATATATTTTGTAAGCATTTCCTGAAGATCTGCCTGTCTGAGAGGCTTGGGAAGAAAGTCAGTCATTCCGGCTTCCAGGCATTTTTCTTTTTCACCCAGTACATTTCCTGCGGTAACGCCAATAATCGGCACACCGGTGTAATCCGGAAGCATGCGGATCTGTTTCGTGGCTTCAATACCGTTCATTACCGGCATCTGGACATCCATAAGAATAATGGAGAATTGTTTTTTCTGACACAATTCCAAGGCTTCCAGCCCGTTTACGGCTTCCGTAAGATGTGCATCAGGAGTAATGGATTTCATTATTCTGTTATTCAGTACCATGTTCACTGGATTATCATCTACCAGAAGAACTTCAAGTTCTGATACAAATGAATAGGAATTTTTCTCATCCTGATGTTCAATAATAATTTCTAATGTATTATTCCGGGCCACCTTTCGCAGCGTTTTGTATAAATCATCAGATTTAATAGGTTTCACCAGCAAAAAGGCATTTTCCTTTTCCCTGATTGACGTAATTACTTCTAATTCTTCCGAAGAAGAGGAAAGTATTATAATAGGAAGACTATCCTTTCTCTGTTGGAAAAGCTCCCTGATTTTATCAATAGTTTCCAGTCCGGACATGAGTGGCATATGGTAATCCATGAGAATCACATCGAACTTTTCACCTTTCATGAGGATTTCCAGCGCTTCCATTCCGTTGGCAGCCAGCGTAGTCTCAATATTTTTATAACCAAGCATATGATCAAGAATAATCCTGTTGCTTTCGTTATCATCTACCACCAATGCTCTTTTTATCGTCATATCTTCCTCTTCCCTGGATTCGGAGATTTCATAAGGCATTTTTATATCAAAGAAAAATACAGAACCTCTATCTGGCGCACTGATCAGCGACAAATGACTTCCCATATATTTCAGAATATTGTTTGAAATGGTAAGTCCAAGCCCCGTTCCGCCATATCGTTTGCTGATCGAACTGTTTTCCTGGGTAAATGCATTAAAAATATATT comes from the Chryseobacterium nepalense genome and includes:
- a CDS encoding PAS domain-containing sensor histidine kinase; the protein is MQNYNPLTTKHVVSYINMMRKGTKVAVVIDLLLPIFVIFMTPEHSTDNIFSPDLIIQALASSPAPTAIYSGENMIIRFANEGMLALWGKDSSAIGKPLMEAIPELEGQPFLGLLQQVWRSGKTYSISEAPAKLIKNGQEMLDYFDYEYKALTDQNNKTWCILNTALNVTSRREFLQQIREKEEREHALNEEMAATLEELTSTNEELSDSIKQLAHSREYIRTIIEQAPVGIAMLKGPDHIIEIANPAILSIWGRKESELVGFPHEKARPELQGQPVNKWLREVYNSGKPKINNEFTVRLRHNDGLREAIVNSIYQPIFSEGTISGVLIILEEITQQVLERRKSQNDQQMLALAIDAGALATFYYQPATNLFSGNSLLNNWFGLSSEENLDLSIALQVILPEDRNRVINAITNALSKESDGHYFIEYRIQNNTDKKIRLLQANGRVFYDSQDNPLSLNGTLRDITEQKKEEQRKDDFMGMVSHELKTPLTSLKAYLQLLQRTKANEENSRHQIMLEKSVKQVDYMNNMINGFLNVSRLDSGQMHIEKTVFDFQSLFAEIEHEILSTNHSRSFIFRASGQTLINADRDKISQVIHNLIGNAIKYSPVNTSVIIEYAAIGQNSLQVTVTDHGIGISEEDQQRIFERYYRVKDINSRTTSGFGIGLYLCKEIIDLHNGTIEVQSSKMEGTTFAFVLPIE